The following are encoded together in the Candidatus Sysuiplasma acidicola genome:
- a CDS encoding MFS transporter, translating into MSDNRVQSWKLFAAKSIRGFGIGLIVVSFPTYLSYIGIGSLEIGAIFSIVMAGTAFLLFFISYRIRRLGRRTSLFLFTAIVSVAAAGVAFSNTFFVLLPFAFFANFSLGGSDTSVFLPLEQSLLPDYVSGRERNRTFAVYNTSGYLAVGLGVLSSSILYGVFGGGLPGYRGILFVYMACLILNAAIYATIPGIGRKQETRRLLDYRSLSPRSRSIIRELALLFAIDAFAGGLVLQSVIAYWFHLRFNASLESLSYVFAAVNFIIALSLLLTPWIAGRIGVVRTMVFTHLPSNILLLLIAFAPTFTIAVVILLLRQSISQMDVPTRQSYVMAVTSDSERPQAAAITGLGRSVASASSPWISGAMLQFAALGLPFILGGVLKSFYDLVLLWRFDKIKPPEEMADS; encoded by the coding sequence TTGAGTGATAACAGGGTACAGTCGTGGAAACTTTTTGCGGCAAAGTCGATCAGGGGTTTCGGCATCGGGCTGATAGTTGTCTCCTTCCCGACGTATCTCAGCTACATCGGCATAGGGTCACTGGAGATAGGTGCAATATTCAGCATTGTGATGGCAGGAACCGCATTCCTTCTCTTCTTCATATCTTACAGGATCAGACGGTTGGGAAGGAGGACATCGCTCTTCCTTTTCACCGCCATTGTATCCGTGGCAGCCGCCGGCGTCGCTTTCAGCAACACTTTCTTTGTCCTTCTTCCGTTTGCATTCTTTGCAAATTTCAGCCTCGGTGGCAGCGACACAAGCGTCTTTCTCCCGCTCGAGCAGTCCCTCCTGCCAGATTATGTGTCAGGCAGGGAAAGGAACAGGACGTTTGCCGTTTACAACACCTCCGGATATCTGGCGGTCGGTCTCGGCGTACTGTCCTCTTCAATACTGTACGGCGTCTTTGGAGGAGGGCTGCCCGGATACAGAGGCATACTGTTTGTCTACATGGCCTGCCTTATCCTGAATGCAGCAATATACGCCACAATACCGGGCATAGGAAGGAAGCAGGAAACGAGACGTCTGCTTGATTACAGGTCACTGAGTCCAAGAAGCAGGTCAATCATAAGGGAACTGGCACTCCTGTTCGCCATAGACGCTTTTGCAGGCGGACTCGTTCTGCAGAGCGTCATAGCATACTGGTTCCATCTCAGATTCAACGCATCGCTTGAAAGCCTTTCGTACGTTTTTGCAGCGGTCAATTTCATAATTGCACTTTCGCTGCTGCTGACGCCGTGGATAGCTGGCAGGATTGGCGTCGTGAGGACGATGGTCTTCACGCATCTTCCGTCAAACATACTGCTCCTGCTCATTGCATTTGCACCTACATTCACCATAGCCGTTGTGATCCTTCTGCTGAGGCAGTCGATATCACAGATGGATGTGCCGACCAGGCAGTCCTATGTGATGGCTGTGACCTCCGACAGTGAAAGGCCGCAGGCGGCGGCAATCACCGGCCTCGGCAGGAGTGTGGCTTCGGCATCGAGTCCATGGATATCGGGCGCCATGCTCCAGTTTGCCGCACTTGGACTGCCCTTCATTCTCGGCGGCGTTTTGAAATCGTTCTACGATCTTGTGCTGCTCTGGAGGTTTGACAAAATCAAACCGCCTGAAGAAATGGCCGACAGCTGA